The Ochotona princeps isolate mOchPri1 chromosome 26, mOchPri1.hap1, whole genome shotgun sequence genome contains a region encoding:
- the LYSET gene encoding lysosomal enzyme trafficking factor isoform X1, whose product MPTSAEYSEPGDAWALAVGPARFSGPLHRAWRMMNFRQRMGWVGVGLYLLASAAAFYYVFEINETYNRLALEHIRQHPQEPLGGATWTHSLKARLLSLPFWLWTVIFLIPYLQMFLFLYSCTRADPKTVGYCIIPVCLAVLCNRHQAFVKASNQISRLQLIDT is encoded by the exons ATGCCCACGTCAGCCGAGTACTCGGAGCCGGGCGATGCTTGGGCGCTGGCCGTGGGGCCGGCACGGTTTTCGGGACCACT GCACAGAGCATGGAGAATGATGAACTTCCGCCAGCGGATGGGATGGGTTGGAGTGGGACTGTACCTGCTGGCCAGCGCAGCCGCCTTTTACTACGTCTTTGAAATCAACGAGACCTACAACAGGCTGGCCCTGGAGCACATCCGGCAGCACCCGCAGGAGCCCCTCGGGGGAGCCACGTGGACACACTCCTTGAAGGCGCGGTTACTCTCCCTGCCTTTCTGGCTGTGGACAGTTATTTTCCTGATCCCTTACTTACAGATGTTTCTGTTCCTTTACTCGTGTACGAGAGCTGACCCCAAGACTGTGGGTTACTGCATCATCCCCGTCTGCCTGGCGGTGCTGTGCAATCGGCACCAGGCGTTTGTCAAGGCGTCGAACCAGATCAGCAGGCTGCAGCTGATCGACACGTGA
- the LYSET gene encoding lysosomal enzyme trafficking factor isoform X2, which translates to MMNFRQRMGWVGVGLYLLASAAAFYYVFEINETYNRLALEHIRQHPQEPLGGATWTHSLKARLLSLPFWLWTVIFLIPYLQMFLFLYSCTRADPKTVGYCIIPVCLAVLCNRHQAFVKASNQISRLQLIDT; encoded by the coding sequence ATGATGAACTTCCGCCAGCGGATGGGATGGGTTGGAGTGGGACTGTACCTGCTGGCCAGCGCAGCCGCCTTTTACTACGTCTTTGAAATCAACGAGACCTACAACAGGCTGGCCCTGGAGCACATCCGGCAGCACCCGCAGGAGCCCCTCGGGGGAGCCACGTGGACACACTCCTTGAAGGCGCGGTTACTCTCCCTGCCTTTCTGGCTGTGGACAGTTATTTTCCTGATCCCTTACTTACAGATGTTTCTGTTCCTTTACTCGTGTACGAGAGCTGACCCCAAGACTGTGGGTTACTGCATCATCCCCGTCTGCCTGGCGGTGCTGTGCAATCGGCACCAGGCGTTTGTCAAGGCGTCGAACCAGATCAGCAGGCTGCAGCTGATCGACACGTGA